From the Cucurbita pepo subsp. pepo cultivar mu-cu-16 chromosome LG05, ASM280686v2, whole genome shotgun sequence genome, one window contains:
- the LOC111796064 gene encoding uncharacterized protein LOC111796064, translating into MKNIVGILASREISTNTKKITESQRRLHSCVEEYTLKHCSTVTIFHSTTIPQGIIEFFQGGDLFYCRSAILEDNPKVFEWITSCQLPVRSIIKFDESNWNFVQALQWHQNASISTHLALIFMTGEVAVIENAGHECHYITSRPTLIDRSISLHAEEEILAFTIDKELHIWRYNQDNHSHAILSASGTIKKVQFHPLGAPYILTAEVNNCKNLKRSVLITFRSYHPEGSNDILLTTTSTAPDFSIVVDESAEAASTFRIRRKVTNFCPLTIEMNPLITFNPPASESLIMEEQTVVECLRVVGLKIWQYDAKADNVLENERLCIPNVVLNCERSADISPCGKFLVACVVNRQKADEKIFKLFYEQLDDSTLCTLVYDIRVYSIADCSFGRVLKTKGIKAGYAVNAIQFSPTSKYIVVGYGRRHYSLKGIGWPCPYTILEIYRISDMKLIRSISSHTAVINVARFHPKPGEGVVYCTKELKGGRIIALKGYPENEEN; encoded by the exons ATGAAGAACATTGTGGGAATCTTAGCGAGTAGGGAGATTtccacaaacacaaaaaagatAACCGAGTCTCAACGTAGACTTCATTCCTG TGTGGAAGAATATACATTGAAGCACTGCTCAACTGTTACAATTTTTCATTCCACTACTATACCACAGGgtataatagaattttttcAGGGTGGTGATCTATTTTACTGCAGAAG TGCTATATTGGAAGATAATCCAAAAGTATTCGAATGGATAACTTCATGCCAGCTTCCAGTGAgatcaattattaaatttgatgaatCAAATTGGAATTTCGTTCAGGCC CTTCAGTGGCATCAAAATGCATCAATTTCAACTCATCTGGCCCTAATATTTATGACGGGTGAAGTAGCTGTTATTGAAAATGCGGGACATGAATGCCATTATATCACATCTA GACCTACACTGATTGATAGATCCATCTCTTTACATGCTGAAGAAGAAATTCTTGCTTTTACAATAGATAAGGAG TTACATATTTGGAGATATAACCAGGATAATCATTCTCATGCTATACTAAGTGCATCTGGAACAATTAAAAAAGTCCAATTCCACCCGTTGGGTGCGCCATACATATTGACCGCTGAG GTGAATAATTGTAAAAACCTCAAACGTAGCGTGCTAATTACGTTTAGATCTTATCATCCAGAAGGGTCAAATGATATACTTTTGACCACTACATCTACTGCACCAG atttttcaatCGTTGTGGATGAAAGTGCTGAGGCTGCATCAACATTCCGGATTCGTCGAAAAGTTACTAATTTTTGTCCATTGACTATTGAGATGAACCCTCTTATTACCTTCAATCCACCCGCAAGCGAGAGCTTGATTATGGAGGAACAAACTGTGGTGGAATGCCTCCGTGTTGTGGGACTGAAGATTTGGCAATATGATGCCAAAGCTGACAATGTGCTTGAAAACGAACGTTTATGCATACCAAACGTCGTTCTGAACTG TGAAAGGAGTGCAGACATCTCCCCATGCGGCAAATTCCTGGTTGCTTGTGTTGTTAATCGACAGAAAGCCGACGAGAAGatcttcaaattattttacGAGCAGCTTGATGATTCTACACTTTGTACGCTCGTATATGATATAAGGGTGTATTCTATAGCAGATTGCAG TTTTGGTAGAGttcttaaaacaaaagggaTCAAAGCTGGTTATGCGGTGAATGCAATTCAG TTCTCTCCAACTTCAAAATACATAGTGGTCGGGTACGGCAGAAGGCATTATTCTCTCAAAGGAATTGGGTGGCCTTGTCCATATACTATATTGGAG ATTTACAGGATTTCAGATATGAAGCTTATAAGAAGCATCAGTAGTCATACAGCGGTGATCAATGTGGCACGCTTTCATCCCAAGCCTGGAGAAGGTGTAGTCTATTGCACAAAG gaATTGAAGGGAGGCAGAATTATTGCCCTCAAAGGTTACccagaaaatgaagagaacTAA
- the LOC111795237 gene encoding small GTPase LIP1-like, whose amino-acid sequence MFWKDRDRDNKELNGGPLCGQVRVLVVGDSGVGKTSLVHLIVNGSSISCSSQTIGCTVGVKHITYGNAGSSSSSIKGDAERDFFVELWDVSGHERYKDCRSLFYSQINGVIFVHDLSQRRTKSSLQKWAVEIATVGTFSAPLGSGGPGGLPVPFIVIGNKADIAAKEGTRGSSGNLVDAARQWVEKQGLLPFSEEIPLTESFPGGGGLIAAAKEARYDKEAVTKFFRMLIRRRYFSDSLPEANTWSMSSVPKSVQRLDDGISDEDQSYSRASLTNETYKYNTLPPLPAQRNLTPPPTLYPQQPFSASENYNLPKFALSASQETNSSTRSKRSDINV is encoded by the exons ATGTTCTGGAAGGACCGCGATAGGGATAACAAAGAACTCAATGGCGGTCCTCTCTGTGGGCAGGTTCGAGTGCTTGTGGTTGGTGATTCAG GTGTGGGGAAAACTTCTCTTGTTCATCTAATTGTAAACGGTTCTTCTATTTCTTGCTCTTCTCAAACAATTGGCTGTACAGTTGGAGTTAAG CATATCACTTATGGAAATGCTGGTAGCTCTTCAAGTAGCATAAAAGGTGATGCCGAGAGAGATTTCTTTGTTGAACTTTGGGATGTGTCAGGACACGAGCGCTACAAAGACTGTCGCTCCCTTTTCTATTCTCAGATTAATG GTGTCATTTTTGTTCATGATCTTTCccagagaagaacaaaatcaagCCTACAGAAGTGGGCAGTAGAGATTGCAACAGTTGGGACATTTTCGGCTCCCTTAGGATCTGGAGGCCCTGGTGGCCTTCCTGttccttttattgttattGGTAACAAAGCGGATATTGCTGCTAAAGAGGGTACAAGAGGAAGTAGTGGCAATCTAGTTGATGCTGCTCGCCAGTGGGTTGAGAAGCAGGGTCTACTTCCCTTCAGTGAGGAAATTCCATTAACTGAAAGTTTCCCTGGCGGTGGAGGACTTATTGCT GCTGCCAAAGAGGCTAGATATGACAAGGAAGCTGTGACCAAATTTTTCCGCATG cTCATCCGGAGAAGATATTTCTCAGATAGTTTACCAGAAGCAAACACTTGGTCCATGTCTTCAGTTCCAAAATCTGTACAGCGTCTAGATGATGGTATCAGTGATGAAGACCAGTCCTACAGTCGTGCTAG TTTAACCAATGAAACGTACAAGTACAACACACTTCCTCCGCTCCCGGCACAGCGCAATCTTACTCCACCGCCAACACTTTATCCCCAGCAGCCATTTTCGGCTTCTGAAAACTACAACCTTCCAAAATTTGCTCTTTCAGCCTCCCAGGAGACAAACAGTTCTACCCGATCAAAGCGCTCAGATATTAACGTATGA
- the LOC111794588 gene encoding violaxanthin de-epoxidase, chloroplastic, with product MIKATQGSVSMEAQWFVNSGTRVGNGWPLNRHFQRNRKAAHSVTLSMPSRRRVVSRRRLTVTAAAVAEANKSATKAETPVRIVAIVGEGSISPLKSTPWEEVMLHTAKRLKWIDESYKMHVFADRFCDATHPDTKNIQIVCNADILVIVAVTSKDSVVWIQTNCKNVQNIICFDSATEFVNKLGGLSFPSETERNVLGNIFGNSQVLEKRKKSEEVVQTVFEAWDRRNSDDIRFCLLVIINAYIKPVPILKNLRSKGFSTLNCMVKNCGRQILNCLMDPNCRKALQCLNKCSPVDQVCNYRCIASYESPNLEAFSLCVLQKNNCLELDAKVPEKPYVSPMEKFRGKDLCHETAEDLFVGWLGNLEWSWRVVAGQNPAYDQFPCQYQLFYRGKARGSFWYEPVFMVKTLEGKMVWRRRRYRVKRGQTAGTFLFSVLDNGVVSNEFWSIVDVCDDLSWGLFHYKGAARAAGQSYTGAVLVSPDGSYPQNDHQKERVVAALEKCGIKEWELFAVDNCSCIDPPLGIPDGSTLHSVIQVK from the exons ATGATTAAAGCAACTCAAGGAAGCGTGTCTATGGAAGCTCAGTGGTTTGTGAATTCAGGAACTAGGGTTGGAAATGGATGGCCTCTGAACCGCCATTTCCAGAGAAATCGGAAAGCCGCTCATTCCGTTACTCTGTCGATGCCCAGCCGCCGCCGAGTTGTTTCTCGTCGGCGGCTCACCGTTACGGCGGCGGCGGTTGCGGAGGCGAACAAGAGTGCGACGAAGGCGGAAACTCCGGTGAGGATAGTGGCGATTGTTGGTGAAGGAAGCATTAGTCCCTTAAAATCCACTCCCTGGGAAGAAGTTATGCTTCATACC GCAAAACGACTAAAATGGATCGACGAAAGCTACAAAATGCACGTCTTTGCTGATAGGTTCTGTGATGCAACTCATCCAGACACCAAAAACATTCAAATCGTTTGCAATGCGGATATTTTGGTCATTGTTGCTGTCACGAGTAAAGATTCAGTTGTATGGATACAAACGAACTGCAAAAACGTCCAAAATATAATCTGCTTCGACTCTGCAACAGAGTTCGTTAACAAATTAGGGGGGTTATCCTTCCCCAGTGAAACCGAAAGAAATGTACTGGGAAACATTTTTGGAAATTCTCAGGTgttggagaaaagaaagaaatctgAGGAAGTAGTGCAGACCGTATTTGAGGCTTGGGATCGTCGTAATTCGGACGATATACGGTTCTGTTTGTTGGTAATAATCAATGCATATATAAAGCCTGTTCCTATATTGAAGAATCTAAGATCAAAAGGCTTTTCAACTCTAAACTGCATGGTAAAGAATTGTGGAAGGCAAATATTAAATTGCTTGATGGATCCTAATTGTAGGAAAGCTCTTCAATGCTTGAATAAGTGCAGCCCTGTGGATCAAGTGTGCAACTACAGGTGTATTGCTTCCTATGAAAGTCCAAATCTTGAAGCATTTTCATTATGTGTGCTGCAAAAGAACAATTGTCTCGAGTTGGATGCAAAAGTTCCCGAAAAGCCTTACGTGTCTCCAATGGAGAAATTTCGAGGGAAGGACCTATGTCACGAAACAGCGGAGGATCTTTTTGTTGGTTGGTTAGGGAATTTGGAGTGGAGTTGGCGTGTGGTAGCTGGGCAGAACCCAGCTTATGATCAATTTCCATGTCAATACCAACTGTTTTACAGGGGGAAAGCGAGAGGATCGTTCTGGTACGAGCCTGTTTTCATGGTGAAAACATTGGAAGGAAAGATGGTGTGGAGGCGACGAAGATATCGAGTAAAGAGGGGACAAACTGCAGGGACATTCTTGTTCAGTGTGCTGGATAATGGTGTTGTTTCAAATGAGTTTTGGAGTATTGTGGATGTATGTGATGATCTATCTTGGGGTTTGTTTCATTATAAAGGCGCTGCTCGAGCTGCGGGACAGTCGTATACGGGCGCTGTTCTTGTGAGTCCAGATGGTTCATACCCTCAGAATGATCATCAAAAAGAGAGAGTGGTTGCTGCTTTGGAGAAATGTGGAATTAAAGAGTGGGAGCTCTTTGCAGTTGATAACTGTTCATGTATTGATCCTCCTCTTGGAATTCCAGACGGTTCAACTTTGCATTCTGTGATTCAGGTTAAATGA